In the Tessaracoccus lacteus genome, CACCCCGGGGCCGCCGGCTTCACTGGTGCGCTACGCGGGCGGAACCTGGGTCGCCGCCCGGGCCTCCGTCGGTTCTACGCCGACTGTCGGCGGAGCCGACTGGGTGCTCATCACCGCGATCGGGCCGCAGGGCCCACAGGGCATCCAAGGCATCCAGGGTGAGAAGGGAGACACCGGAGCAGCCGGACCTGCCGGCGAGGCGGGTGTACCCGGAGCGACGGGCGCAACCGGGGCCACCGGCCCCACGGGTGCGGCCGGAGCCGCCGGCGCAACCGGCGCTGCAGGAGTCAACGGGGCCGATGGCGAGACCCCCTGGCTCTATGAGGGCGCCTACAGTTCGACCGCCACCTACACCGGCGACCTCCCGGCGTCGGTGGTCACCCACCAAGGCAGCACCTACATCGCGGTAAAGAGCGGAACCTTCTCCGACATCCCCGTCACCGACAGCTCCGCCTGGTCGGTCCTCGCCGCAGCCGGAGCCACCGGCGAGACCGGCCCGCAGGGGACGACGGGAGCGGTGGGACCGGCCGGGACACAGGGCCCGAAGGGCGACAAGGGCGACTCGGTCCTGCCCCCCGATTGGGGAACCGGCGGCAACGCTGCCGCGGGCAGCGGGGATGCTTGCACCATGGGCACCATCAGTCTGACCGCCGGTTCAGTCGGCGTCGGTACTCCAGCTAGGGGCCAGATCCTCGCCATTGCTCAGAACCAGGCGCTGTTCGCGCTCATCGGAACGACGTACGGCGGCGATGGCTGGACCACCTTCGCGCTGCCCGACCTCAGGAACGCAGCGCCCTACGGCCATACCTACCTGATCTGCACGATGGGCATCTTTCCCAGCCAGTCCTGAGCAGTAGTGTCATGAAGGCCCGATCCGCCACTCAGCGGGTCGCCCTCAGCAGTTCAGGAAACGGTGCCCGCGGAAACGGTGAAGCGGTGCTCTGCCGGGAACTCGGGCACGTCGGCGCCCACCGCGGCGGTGATCAGCACCTGCTCCGCATCCTCAATCGCGTGCGCCAGCCGCTCGCGGCGCGACGCGTCCAGCTCGGCGAAGACGTCGTCCAGGACCAGCACGGGCTCGACGCCGTCTTCGCGGACGAGGGTGAAACCGCCGAGCCGCAGCGCCAGCGCGAGCGACCAGCTCTCGCCATGCGACGCGTATCCCTTGGCGGGAAGATCGCCGATCGACAGCTCCACGTCGTCGCGCTGCGGGCCGACGAGCGTAACGCCGCGCCGGATCTCCTCGGCCCGTGACCGCTCCATCGCGTCGAGGAGGCGTCGCTCCAGCTCGGCGCGCACGTCGCTCGACTCCGGCACTCCCCCGAGGTCGAGCACGGTCTTGTAGACGGCGTCGATCCGGTTGTTGACCGGGGCGATGGTCTCGTAGGCGCGCTGGGCGTGTGGGAGCACGTCGGCCAGGGTGTCGAGGCGGGCGTGCAGGAGCTCGGCCCCGATGGCGGCCAGCTGCTCGTTCCAGACCCCGAGCGTGAGTTCCTCGTCGCCCGCGGCTGGCCGCAGGGATCGGCCGGACATGGACTTGAGCAGGGCGTTTCGCTGCTTGAGGACCCGGTCGAGGTCTTGGCGGACGCCGGCCATGCGGGGCCAGCGGGTCACGACGAGCGAGTCGAGCCAGCCCCGTCGGTCAGCCGGGTCGCCCCGCACGATCGCCAGATCCATCGGCGAAAACACGACGGTGCGCAGGGCTCCGATCAGGTCACGGGGCCTGGCCAGCGGGGCCCGGTTAAGGCGCGCGACGTTGGAGCGTCCGGTGGTGATCTCGAGCTCGAGCGTGACGATGCGGTCGTCGTGGCGGCCGGCCTGCACCTTCGCCCGCACGATGGCCGACTCCGCGCCTGAGCGGATCAGAGGGACCGTCGCGGCGACCCGGTGCGACGACATGGTCGAGAGGTACTCGACGGCCTCGACCAGGTTCGTCTTGCCCTGGCCGTTCGACCCCACAAACACCGTCACCCCGCTGGAGAGACCCAGCGAGGCGGTGGCGTAGTTGCGGAAGTCGGTGAGCTGAAGCTCGGTGACGAACACCGATCAGTTCGGCAGGCGCATCAGCATGATCACGTGGCGGTAGTCGAGCAGCGGGTCGCCGTCGATGCTCGCCAGGCCCATGATCAGGCAGGGCTTGCCGGGCAGGGTGAAGGAGAAGTGCGCGAACGGCGCGTCGAGTGCGGTGAGCGCATCGAGCAGGTAGTGCGGGTTGAAGCCCGCGTCCGTGATGCTCTGCTCGTCTCCGACGATCTCGACTTCTGCCTCAAGGGCCTCGGAGGCCTGTGCCTGGTCGCCGGTGGCAGCCTCGAGCGTGATGTGGTCCTCGTTGATGCGCATGCGCAGCGGCGTGTTGCGCTCGGCAACCAGCGCGACGCGCTTGACCGCGGCGAGCAGGTCGGCGGTGCTGACGCGTACGGAGACGGAAGCCTGCACGTCCATCAGGTGGCGGACCTTCGGGAAGGCCTGGGACAGGAGGCGGGTCGTTGCCTCGCGGGAGCCCTTCGCGCCCTCGCCGATGAAGCCGGCAAGGCCTTCGCCCTCGGCCTGCGTCGTCGAGAGCGAGATCGTCACGTTCTCGCCCGAGGTCATCGACTTGGCCGTGTCGGCGAGCACCTTGCCAGGCACCAGCACGTTGCCCTCGACGCCGGGCGACGACGGGTTCCAGGTCAGCTCCTTGAGCGCCATGCGGTAGCGGTCGGTGGCCAGCAGGGACAGGTTCTCGCCGTCGATCTCCAGCTTCACGCCGGTGAAGACGTTCAGCAGCTCGTCGCGGCCCGCGGCGACGAACACCTGCGCGACGGCCTTCTCGAAGTCGGCGGAGGCGACGGTGCCGGTCTGGGTCGGCATGTCGGGGAGCGTCGGGTACTCGTCGACGGGCAGCGTCTGCAGCGTGAACCGCGCTTGGCCACACGTGAGTTCGACCTTGGAGTGGTCCGCGACCATGTCGACGGGCTTGTTCGGCAACGACCGCGCGATCTCGTTGAGCAGGCGGCCTGAAACCAGCACGGTGCCCTCGTCGTGCACGGTGGCCGGCATCGTGACCTTCGCCGATGTCGTCGAGTCGAAGCTGCTCAGCGTCAGGCCGTCTCCGTCGGCCTCCAGCAGCATGCCCGCCAGGATCGGGGCCGTCGGGCGGCTGGGGAGGCTGCGGGCCACCCATGCCACTGCATCGGCCAACGCATCGCGGTCAACTCGGATCTTCACGAAGGTCCCCTTTGGGTCTGTCGAAAGGTTCGAGGCGGACACGAATATCCCAGCCTCACGGTCGATCATAGCCAAGGAGCGCCGCCCGCGCCGTCGACGTTGGCGCGTGGCGGGCTTCAGTCGACGGCTATCGACTCAAGGACGTTCATCCGCGCCGCCCTGCGGGCCGGGCCGAGGGCTGCGAGGACGCCGACGAGGGCCGCCGCGACGACGAAGACCACGAGCTCGAGCCAGGGGATGCTCAGGATGTCGATGCCACGGTCGGCCAGCAGCGTCACCAGCGAGACACCGAACACCAGCCCGAGCACGACGCCAAGCACCGCGCCAAGGGTCGCGACGATGACGGACTCCAGCGTCACCATGCGCCTGAGCTGCCTCCGGGTGAGCCCGACAGCGCGCAGCAGGCCGAGCTCGCGGGTGCGCTCCATCACGGACAGGCCCAGCGTGTTGACGATGCCGATCACGGAGATGATGACGGCCAGCGCGAGCAGGGCGTAGACGACGGCGAACAGCTGAGCGAACTGGTCGATCCTGGCCTGCGTGTACTCGGCGACATCCGACACGGCGACGGTCGGCAGGTCCGCGACCGCCGACTGCAACTCGTCCTCCACGGCCGAGCGATCGGCGCCGGCGTCGGCGTCGGCGAAGACGACGATGTGGGTGACCAGCGAGTCGCCTTCGAGTGCGGCGAACGTGTCGGGCGCGACGATGATCTCGCCCAACGCGGGGCGTGTTCCGCCGTCGTGGAAGCCGGTGATCAGGACCTGGGCCGAGCCCTTCGCGCCGGCCAGGTCGATGACCTGGCCGATGGTGAGTCCATGGTCGGTCGCGTAGTCGGAGTCCACCAGCGCGGGCGCGACGCCTCCCTCGTCGTCGAGGGACCCGGCCACCACGTCGAGGCTGGTGCCGTCGACGATGGCCTCGCGGCTCGCCCCGCCGAGGGTGACCTGGTCGACGTCGCCGCCGACCCGCACCGCACCCCGCCGGTAGCCATAGGCCTTCTCGACGCCGTCCAGGCCCTTGACCGTGTCGAGCACCCGCGCGTCGAAAGGCTCGTAGGCGACAGGAGCGATGATGAAGTCGCCTCGCTGGTCCTCGGTCAGACGCCGCTCGAGCGAGGTTGTGGTGCTGGCGGCGAGGATCGCGACGGCGCTGACCAGCGCGACGCCGATCATGAGCGTCGCCGCGGTCGCCGCCGTCCGGCGCGGCTGCCGCACGGCGTTGAGCTGGGCGAGCCGGCCAACCTCTCCGAAGGTCGCCCGGAACAGCCCTCCGAGCAGCCACACGACGGGGCGGCCGACGGCGGCCGCCGACATCACTACGCCCACCAGCAGCCCTGCGACGCCGAGCCCCAGCCACACGAGTGGCTGCGGGACCGGCAGGAGGGTGGCGCAGACGATGGCCGCCGCGCCGAGTTCGATCAGGGCGATGCCCACGTACTGCGGGCCGCCCAGCCTCTCCGGTCCCGACTGCGAGGAGGCGGCCATGGCCTCCACCGGCCGCATGGCGGACGCGCGGAACGCGGGCACGAGGGCTGCGACGACAGTCACCGCGACACCCACCGCGTACGAGGCCACTACGGACTGCCAGGTCAGCTGCGGCACCGTCGGGCCGAGGTCGATGCCGAGGCCGCGCATCACTGCCAGGATCCCCCACGCCAGCCCGTAGCCGACGGCCAGGCCGAGCGTCGCGGCGGCGAGCCCGACGACCAGCGCTTCAGCAAGGACGGAGTTGCGGACCTGACGGCGGGTGGCTCCGACCGCGCGCAGCAGGGCCAGCTCGCGGGCGCGCTGGGCGACGAGGATCTGGAACGTGTTGAGGATCAGCAGGGTCGCGACCAGCAGAGAGATGCCGGCGAAGACGAGCAGGAAGATGTTGACGAACCCGAGCCCCACGTCGAGCTGGTCCTGCGTCTCGTCGGCCAGCTGGGACCCGGTCTGCACCTCGAAACCGGCTCCGACAAGCGGGGAGACGTCGTCGGCGACCTGATCGGCGTCGGCGCCCGAGCCCGTCTCGATCCAGACCCCCGTGTAGCCGGCCTGACCGTCAAGAACGATGGCCCGCGCCTCGGCGAGCGTGAAGAACAGGTAGCTGGCCCCGGCCGTCGCCCCGTCGCCGTACGTGCCGGTGCCGACCAGCGTGTAGCTCCGGATCCCGTCGAAAGGCGTGGCGATCGAGACCTCATCGCCCAGGGAGTACCCGCCCCGCTCGAGGCTGGAAGGGTCGAGGACCACCTCGTCATCTGACTCGGGCGCCCTCCCGTCGACGATGGACGGCCCCGTCTGCCCACCCGCGGCCGGCGTGTCGTGCCAGTTGGACGCGATGCCGGGAGCGCCCGTGAACGAGATCAGGTTCCCATCGGAGTCCAGGGGGTAGACCGTGTAGGACGTGACCAGCCCCGTGGCGCGCTCCACGCCGTCCAGATGCGCGATGTCGCCGACGGTGAGCTCGTCGATCAGCGCAGACTGTTCGCCGCCGGATGCGATGGACGATCCCTCTGCGAGGACGTTGACGTCACCCACGGTGCCGGTCAGCAGCGCGTCGGCACTGTCGCGCAGCAGCCCGGTGAACAGGAGCGACCCTGCGACGAAGGCCACGCCCAGCACGATGGACAGCCCACTGAGCAGCAGTCGTACCTTGCGTGCCCACAGGGACTTGAGTGAGGTGCGCAGCATGTCAGTCCAGAAGCGCGCGCCGGGCGATGGATCGCTCGAGCGTCGACTCTTCCTCGGTCTCCTCCGGGCCGCGGTGCGCAGGCGCGCCGCCACCGTCGCGGTAGACCGACGCAGCCCTCGCCGACCCGGGCGCGGTGACCTTCCTGCCCGGTTCGCCGAGCTTGTCGAGGTGCCCTGAGCCTGTCGAAGGGATCCCGTCAGACACCTCGCTCCGCTCGGCGCCCTTCGACAAGCTCAGGGAACCACGTGGTTCGTTCAGCTTGTCGAAACGCCCTGAGCCCGTCGAAGGGAGAGACCCGGCCTCTTCCGACACCTCGCTCCGCTCGGCGCCCTTCGACAAGCTCAGGGAACCACGTGGTTCGTTCAGCTTGTCGAAACGCAAGCTCAGGGAACCACGTGGTTCGTTGAGCTTGTCGAAACGCCCTGAGCCTGTCGAAGGGTCAGACCCGACCGCAGCCCCCAGGCGCGGGTAGATCCGCGACATGGCGCCGAGAAGGTCGTCCTGTGAGGCGCCGCGGACCTCGTCGATGATGCGGCCGTCGGAGAGGAACACGACGCGGTCGGCGTAGCTGGCAGCGTGCGCGTCGTGCGTGACCATCACCACGGTCTGACCGAACTCGTCGACGCTGCGTCGCAGGAAACCGAGGACCTCAGCGGCTGAGGTGGAGTCGAGATTGCCGGTGGGCTCGTCAGCAAAGACGATGTCCGGTCGGTTGATCAGCGCCCTGGCGCAGGCGACACGCTGCTGCTGGCCACCGGAGAGCTCCGAGGGCTTGTGCGAGAGCCGGTCCCGGATGCCCAGGACGTCGACGAGGCGGTCGAACCACTCCTCATCGACCCTCCGACCGGCGATCGACAGCGGCAACACGACGTTCTCGCGCGCGGTCAGCGTCGGAACTAGGTTGAAGGCCTGGAAGACGAAACCGATGCGTTCGCGGCGCAGCACGGTCAGCGGGGTGTCAGCCAGCGACGAGACGGCAGTTTCCCCGATCCAGACCTCCCCCTCGGTCGGCGTGTCGAGGGCGGCCATCAGGTGCATCAGGGTGGACTTGCCTGACCCGGACGGGCCCATGATCGCGGCGAATTCCCCCGCGACGATGTCGAAGTCGACATGGTCGAGCGCGGTGACGGTCGCCGAGCCCGAGCCATAGGTCCGGGTGAGGCCGGCTGCTCGTGCTGCGAGGTTCATCCGGCAAAGGCTAGCAGCGGAACTTCAGCGCTCAGGAGCGCGTCGGTCCAGCCGCAGGCAGGGCCGTCATGCAGCGTTCTCATCCGGCTGGTGGACGCCGAAGACGTTTCCCTCGGTGTCGAGAAAGTAGCCCTGCCAGGCCATGCCGGGCAGCGCTGCCTTCGGCAGGGCGACGCTCCCCCCGGCGGCGAGCACCTTCTCGGCCGTCGCGTCGAAGTCGTCGGTGCCCATCGTCAGCACCGCTCCGTTGACCGAGCCG is a window encoding:
- a CDS encoding tail fiber protein — its product is MPPFGSGGALPVIAISAVIGLIGGAGGAFAVQSLGDSAVRSGSPVHGCLDAAAGTLSLQSGSDCADGQVAVVWQTREADAGEAGADGADGADGQDGATGVDGADGEAGATGGTGAAGATGATGPTGATGATGATGATGDAGSAGATGAQGKAGSTGAAGSDGADGADGATGAAGAAGAKGDAGATGATGAAAWSTVSDWDATTPYTPGPPASLVRYAGGTWVAARASVGSTPTVGGADWVLITAIGPQGPQGIQGIQGEKGDTGAAGPAGEAGVPGATGATGATGPTGAAGAAGATGAAGVNGADGETPWLYEGAYSSTATYTGDLPASVVTHQGSTYIAVKSGTFSDIPVTDSSAWSVLAAAGATGETGPQGTTGAVGPAGTQGPKGDKGDSVLPPDWGTGGNAAAGSGDACTMGTISLTAGSVGVGTPARGQILAIAQNQALFALIGTTYGGDGWTTFALPDLRNAAPYGHTYLICTMGIFPSQS
- the recF gene encoding DNA replication/repair protein RecF (All proteins in this family for which functions are known are DNA-binding proteins that assist the filamentation of RecA onto DNA for the initiation of recombination or recombinational repair.) encodes the protein MFVTELQLTDFRNYATASLGLSSGVTVFVGSNGQGKTNLVEAVEYLSTMSSHRVAATVPLIRSGAESAIVRAKVQAGRHDDRIVTLELEITTGRSNVARLNRAPLARPRDLIGALRTVVFSPMDLAIVRGDPADRRGWLDSLVVTRWPRMAGVRQDLDRVLKQRNALLKSMSGRSLRPAAGDEELTLGVWNEQLAAIGAELLHARLDTLADVLPHAQRAYETIAPVNNRIDAVYKTVLDLGGVPESSDVRAELERRLLDAMERSRAEEIRRGVTLVGPQRDDVELSIGDLPAKGYASHGESWSLALALRLGGFTLVREDGVEPVLVLDDVFAELDASRRERLAHAIEDAEQVLITAAVGADVPEFPAEHRFTVSAGTVS
- the dnaN gene encoding DNA polymerase III subunit beta; translated protein: MKIRVDRDALADAVAWVARSLPSRPTAPILAGMLLEADGDGLTLSSFDSTTSAKVTMPATVHDEGTVLVSGRLLNEIARSLPNKPVDMVADHSKVELTCGQARFTLQTLPVDEYPTLPDMPTQTGTVASADFEKAVAQVFVAAGRDELLNVFTGVKLEIDGENLSLLATDRYRMALKELTWNPSSPGVEGNVLVPGKVLADTAKSMTSGENVTISLSTTQAEGEGLAGFIGEGAKGSREATTRLLSQAFPKVRHLMDVQASVSVRVSTADLLAAVKRVALVAERNTPLRMRINEDHITLEAATGDQAQASEALEAEVEIVGDEQSITDAGFNPHYLLDALTALDAPFAHFSFTLPGKPCLIMGLASIDGDPLLDYRHVIMLMRLPN
- a CDS encoding ABC transporter permease, with the translated sequence MLRTSLKSLWARKVRLLLSGLSIVLGVAFVAGSLLFTGLLRDSADALLTGTVGDVNVLAEGSSIASGGEQSALIDELTVGDIAHLDGVERATGLVTSYTVYPLDSDGNLISFTGAPGIASNWHDTPAAGGQTGPSIVDGRAPESDDEVVLDPSSLERGGYSLGDEVSIATPFDGIRSYTLVGTGTYGDGATAGASYLFFTLAEARAIVLDGQAGYTGVWIETGSGADADQVADDVSPLVGAGFEVQTGSQLADETQDQLDVGLGFVNIFLLVFAGISLLVATLLILNTFQILVAQRARELALLRAVGATRRQVRNSVLAEALVVGLAAATLGLAVGYGLAWGILAVMRGLGIDLGPTVPQLTWQSVVASYAVGVAVTVVAALVPAFRASAMRPVEAMAASSQSGPERLGGPQYVGIALIELGAAAIVCATLLPVPQPLVWLGLGVAGLLVGVVMSAAAVGRPVVWLLGGLFRATFGEVGRLAQLNAVRQPRRTAATAATLMIGVALVSAVAILAASTTTSLERRLTEDQRGDFIIAPVAYEPFDARVLDTVKGLDGVEKAYGYRRGAVRVGGDVDQVTLGGASREAIVDGTSLDVVAGSLDDEGGVAPALVDSDYATDHGLTIGQVIDLAGAKGSAQVLITGFHDGGTRPALGEIIVAPDTFAALEGDSLVTHIVVFADADAGADRSAVEDELQSAVADLPTVAVSDVAEYTQARIDQFAQLFAVVYALLALAVIISVIGIVNTLGLSVMERTRELGLLRAVGLTRRQLRRMVTLESVIVATLGAVLGVVLGLVFGVSLVTLLADRGIDILSIPWLELVVFVVAAALVGVLAALGPARRAARMNVLESIAVD
- a CDS encoding ABC transporter ATP-binding protein, translated to MNLAARAAGLTRTYGSGSATVTALDHVDFDIVAGEFAAIMGPSGSGKSTLMHLMAALDTPTEGEVWIGETAVSSLADTPLTVLRRERIGFVFQAFNLVPTLTARENVVLPLSIAGRRVDEEWFDRLVDVLGIRDRLSHKPSELSGGQQQRVACARALINRPDIVFADEPTGNLDSTSAAEVLGFLRRSVDEFGQTVVMVTHDAHAASYADRVVFLSDGRIIDEVRGASQDDLLGAMSRIYPRLGAAVGSDPSTGSGRFDKLNEPRGSLSLRFDKLNEPRGSLSLSKGAERSEVSEEAGSLPSTGSGRFDKLNEPRGSLSLSKGAERSEVSDGIPSTGSGHLDKLGEPGRKVTAPGSARAASVYRDGGGAPAHRGPEETEEESTLERSIARRALLD